One genomic window of Nitrosomonas sp. Is35 includes the following:
- the minE gene encoding cell division topological specificity factor MinE: MSLLDYFRSSKPKTASLAKERLQILVAHERSYRNQPSYLPQLQKELLEVIRKYVNVDQDAISVNFEQDENQETLELNIVLPDFQQTNKSINS, from the coding sequence ATGAGTTTACTGGACTATTTCAGATCATCTAAACCTAAAACCGCTTCGCTGGCGAAAGAACGATTACAAATTCTGGTTGCGCATGAGCGCAGCTACCGCAATCAACCTTCGTATTTGCCGCAATTGCAAAAAGAGCTGCTAGAGGTTATCCGGAAGTACGTGAACGTTGATCAAGACGCGATATCGGTTAACTTTGAACAAGACGAGAATCAGGAAACGCTGGAACTCAACATCGTGCTGCCTGATTTTCAACAAACCAATAAATCGATCAACAGTTAA
- the lolB gene encoding lipoprotein insertase outer membrane protein LolB, giving the protein MSARFNSELPANGCRIQPWKVTLGILVSCIFPLFSGCQLLPVQTQPEAAVTTIQTEPVAGAHNAAAPDFNILGRIAIQDENQSFSGSFRWQHLAASDEILLFTPLGQAVAEISKDHEGVRLITSKLEAFYANDVESLTEEILGWRLPLNGLQFWIQGMHSPANASQKDLDNKNQIIAIRQDGWHIHYQGFTAAQPNATALPRVLNLVYQKLKIRLVVDDWKVE; this is encoded by the coding sequence ATGTCAGCCCGTTTTAATAGTGAATTACCAGCAAACGGATGCAGAATTCAGCCGTGGAAAGTTACTCTGGGAATTCTGGTCAGTTGTATTTTTCCGCTATTTTCCGGCTGCCAGCTTTTACCCGTTCAAACGCAACCCGAAGCGGCCGTCACGACCATCCAGACAGAGCCTGTTGCGGGTGCGCATAACGCAGCTGCCCCTGATTTCAACATCCTGGGCAGAATAGCGATTCAAGACGAAAATCAAAGTTTTTCCGGCAGCTTCCGCTGGCAACATCTAGCCGCCAGTGATGAAATTTTGCTATTCACACCGTTAGGCCAAGCGGTCGCGGAAATTTCCAAAGATCACGAAGGCGTGCGGCTGATCACCTCTAAATTGGAAGCTTTTTATGCCAACGACGTGGAGAGTTTGACGGAAGAAATTCTCGGCTGGCGCTTGCCGCTCAATGGGCTGCAATTCTGGATACAGGGCATGCATTCGCCTGCAAACGCGTCGCAAAAGGATCTCGATAATAAAAATCAGATTATCGCGATCCGGCAAGATGGCTGGCACATTCATTATCAAGGCTTTACGGCGGCACAACCCAACGCCACAGCACTTCCCCGGGTGCTGAATTTAGTCTACCAGAAACTGAAAATCCGCTTGGTTGTGGATGATTGGAAAGTTGAATAA